A region of the Agromyces sp. CF514 genome:
CGGGTGCCGGCTACGCGATCGACGTGCCGCGTGGGTGACGCCGCGGCATCCGCCCCTCGGACGTTCCGGCTGACGGTCCGGGCGCGGCTCGCGCTCACCTACGCCGGCCTGCTCGTCGTCGCGGGCGCCGTGATGCTCGCGATCATTGCCTTCTTCATCGGGCTCGTGCCGACGTACGAGTTCGCCGCCGCCACCCCGCTCGCGGGGGCGACGGCCGACGGCTCCGTCGCGATGCTCAGCGTGCCGAGCGAGTCGGCCGACCTGGTCGCCGGCACCGCCGTGCCCACCTACGACCCCGGCATCCTCGCCGAGACGACCTCCGCGTCGGTCGTCGTCGGCTCGCGCGACGACATCCTGCAGCTGCTGCTCTGGGTCTCGGCGGGCGCGCTCGTGGTGCTCGCGGCCGTCGGCGCGTGGGCCGGTTGGTTCGTCGCCGGGCGGATGCTGCGGCCGCTCCAGGAGGTCAACCTGGCCGCCCATCGTGCCGCACGCGGCCACCTCGACCACCGCATCGCGCTCGGCGGCCCCCGCGACGAGATCACCGACCTCGCCGACACGTTCGACGAGATGCTCGAGGGGCTCGAGCGGTCGCTCGGGGCCCATCGGCGGTTCGCGGCGAACGCCTCGCACGAGCTCCGCACGCCGCTCGCCACCACCCGGGCCATGCTCGACGTCGCGTTGAGTTCGGCGGGCGCCGGGGATGCGGCGGGCGCTGCCGGCGCTGCGGGCGCCGGGAGTGCCGCGGGCACGGCCCTGCTGGAGCGCCTGCGCGAAACCAACGAGCGCAGCATCGCGACGGTCGAGGCGCTGCTCGACCTCTCCGAGGCCGAGGCCGGCGAGGCGAGCACGGAACCGATCGAGCTCGGCGAGCTCGCGGCATCCGTCGTCGAGGAGGCGCGGCCCGAGGCGGCGCTCGCCGGAGTGCGCATCGATCTCGCGGTCGCACCCGGAACGGTCTCGGGTGATCGCGTGCTGCTCAGGCAGATGCTCGTGAACCTCGTGCAGAACGGCATCCGGCACAACGTGCGCGGCGGGGTCGTGCGGGTGTCGACCCGCACCACGAGACGCTCGAGGACCATCGAGGTCGCGAACAGCGGTGCCGAGCTCGATCCGGCGACGGTGGCCGAGCTCACCGCGCCGTTCTTCCGGGTCCGCGGGCGCACGAGCGCGGCCGCCCAGCGCGGCCGCGGGCTCGGACTCTCGATCGTCGCGGCGATCGCCGAACGCCACGGAGCGGCGCTGCAGCTCGTGCCCCGAGCGAACGGCGGGCTTCGCGTCGCCGTGCGGTTCCCGCGCGAGGCCGCCGCTCAGGCGAAGCCGAAGACCGGCGGGAAGACGACCACGAGGATCGCGGCCCAGGCGAGGTAGACCGGCAGGTACCCCGTCTGCCAGCGCTCGAGGCGGTCGAACGGCTCGCGCCCGCGGAGGAATCCGAGCTGCAGCCACGCGGCCCAGGCCAGGTTCGCGAGCAGGATCAGGTTGAGCCCGAGCGAGGCCGTCTTGTTCGGGCTGAAGCCGAACTCGCCGGTGCGCCCGACCATCGCGACGAGCACGAAGAGGTCGACCACGAGCGCCGCGACGAGCATGACGAGCTGGATGCGGTCGAACCAGCCGGGACGCTGCAGCGGGTCGCGCGACGAGTACGAGTACACGAGCAGCCCGAGCACGACGACGAGCACGAGGTCGAAGGCGATGAGGAGCTCGCGATCGGCGTCGACGATGTTCCACTGCAGGGTCGCGGCGACCACGAGCGCGATGAGCATGAGCGTGAACAGCGGCGTGAAGACCTTCGTGAGCACGGGGGCGATGTTCTCGATCACGCGCTGCTTGGCATCGACGAGCCAGGCGGCCACGAGTACCGCGCCCGGGATCGCGCACGGCAGCACCCAGTCGTTGAAGAACCAGAACACGTCGACGCCGATCGTCGAGAACACGCCGATCGTGAGCGCCGACAGCGCGCCGCCGACGAGCGCGATGAGCACGTAGTACACGACCCATTCGCCGCTGAAGCGCACGAAGTCCATCCGCGAGTCGCTGCGGCGCCAACCGCCTCCGACATATGCGAGTCCGGTCACCAGCCACAGTCCGACGATGGCGGCGATCGACGCGATGAGCTCGGTGTCGGTCGGCGGCACGCCGAAGACGTACAGGTCGCCCGGCTCGCCCCACGGGAACACGTTGAGCACGAGGGCGGCCAGCATGAACGCGCCCGCGACGGCCAGCACCGGTCCGCGGGGCGGGCGGTGCCGCCACACGAACCAGGCCGCGAGGAACGGGAGCACGAGCACCGAGAGGTTCCGGAGGAAGAACGCGGGATCCGCGCCGAGCAGCCTCGCAGCCGTGACCGCGAGTCCGGCGCCGACGCCGAGCCCGAGGGCGACGGCGAGCCCGTTGGAGCGCTTCCAGAACGGGGTGCGCCGGCCCGCGGCATCCGCTCGGTCGAGGGCTCCGGATGCCTCGGCGTACCCGTCCGTGCCCGGCGCGCCCTGAGCGCCCGAGTCGTCGTCGAGCACGAGCTGCTTCCAGAGGCGCTCGGAGTGCACGCGGGCGTACTCGTGCGAGAGGTCGTCGACCGCGCCGAGGCGTTTGACGGCCACGAGGAACGCCTCGTCTTCGTGGAGTCCGACCTCGCGCAGTGCGTCGACGCGGTCGAGCAGGTGGCTCTCGAGCTCGTCGAGGTCTGCGCTGGTCACGGCGTCGTGGCGCTGCATCCATGCGCGCCAGGAGGCGACGAGTGCGCCGAGCTCATCAGGAGCGCCGGGGCCGGGCCTGGGAGCGTGTCCGTGGCCGTCGGCCGGGGTCGCGGCGTCAGGGCGGTCGGGGCCGTCCGTTGCGGCCGAGCGCGGGGTCTCGGGCGCCATGTCAGACCGTCCCGAAGGCCAGGCGCATGCGCGGGCCGCCGTCGTCGGGCCAGACCTTGCTCAGCACGTCGCCCACGACCGACCACTGGCGCCGCTGCTCGGCGAGCACGCCGGCCCCCTGCTCGGTCAGGCGGTAGTGCTTGCGCGGGCGCCCGGTGTCGGACTGGCGCCACTCGGAGTGCACGTGGCCGAGGCGCTCGAGCCGGTGCAGCAGGGGGTAGAGCATGCCGTCGCTCCACTCGAGCTCGCCGCCAGAGAGCGCGGTGATGCGCTGCAGGATCGCGTACCCGTACGACTCGCCGTCGGCGAGGATGCCGAGCACGACCGGGGTCGCGGCCGCCGCGACGAGGTCTTTGCCGATGCGCATGGTGTTCCCTCCTGCGTTGGTGCGTACCTTGCAGCTCAAGGTATCTGGATCAGCAATATACCTCGCACTGCGAGGTATCGCCACTCGCGCCTCGCACCTCGCACCTCGCACCTCGCGCCCCGTCCCCGTCGTTCAGTCACGTGTGGTCGCTTCGCGCGCCGGAGAGCGACCACAAGTGACTGAACGACGGGGGATCGGGGGTGCTCACACGGCGAGCGCTCCTCCCCAGGCGCGGCCGGATCGTCGAAACGCACTCGGGCGACGTCCGCTCCGGGCGCGCGCCGAGCCGACCGGCACACTCGTCGGATGCGTCGACCGACTCCGCTTCCGGTATCCCTCGTCGATCGGCCGTTCACGGCTCCTGAGGCGATCGCATCCGGGGTTTCGCGGCGCAGGCTCCGCAGCGGCGACCTGGCCCGACCGTTCCGTGGAGTCCGGGCGCCCCGCGCCGATGAGGCAGTCGCGCATCGGTGCGCCGCGTACGCCACCGTCATGCCCCCCGGCCAGGTCTTCTCGCACGCCACGGCAGCGATGCTGCTCGGCCTCCCGTTGCCGCGCGCCGTCGAACGCGACGCACGCGTGCACGTGACCGCTCTCGAAGGCGGCCGGGCACCGAGGCGGAGCGGCGTCGCCGGATACTCCACGACGGGGCATCCGTTGGTCCGGCAGGTTCGCGGGCTCCGCGTGCTGGCACCGGCCGATGCCTGGTGCTCGCTCGCGGGTCTGCTCCGACATGACGACCTCGTCGCCGCCGGTGACCGGCTCGTGGGCCTGCCGTCGCCGATGGCGACGTTCGACGAGATCGACCGGGCGATCGTGCGTCACGGCAACCGAGCGGGCGCGGCGAAGCTGCGCCGAGCTCGGGCGGACCTCCGCGCGGATTCCTACTCGCGCCCCGAGACGCTCGCGCGCCTCGCCCTGATCCGCGCGGGCCTCCCCGAACCCGAACCGAATGGGGTCATCGAGCTCCGATCCGGTCGCCGCACGCGCGGAGACCTCGTGTTCCGCGCCTATCGGGTGCTCGTCGAGTATGACGGCGAGCAGCATCGGCTCGACCTCGAGCAATGGACGACGGATGTCACGAGGCTCAACGACCTCGCCGCCGACGGCTGGCTCGTGATCAGGGCGACGAAACGGATGCCCCGCGCTGAACTCGTGGCGCGCGCGGAATCCGCGCTGCTCGAACGAGGATGGCGGCGCTGACACGCCGGCCCCGCGCCCGTCGTTCGGTCACTCGTGGTCGCTTCGATGCGGGTATTCCGGCCACGGGCGACCGAACGATGGCGTGCGTACGGCGGGCGGGGCGCGGGCAGCCGGGCATGTTTCCGCGGCGCGGAAATACCGCGGAAGTTCACCCCCCGAACCGTCGGTCGGGGTGCCCCGGCGGCCCGCAGAGTGGAACCACAGCCACCCCGGAAGGCGTCGAGGCAGACGCCGGAAGGGCCGCAGGAGACATCCGCCAGAGACATCCGACCGCAGCCGAGGCCACACCGAGGCAGCGCCGGACCGCACCGAAGGAGCACGACGATGAGCACGAACCGCCCCGGCGACCAGACCCAGACCGCAGCCGAACTGCAGCTCGAGTGGGACGCGAACCCGCGCTGGGAGGGCGTGAAGCGCGACTACACCGCAGAAGACGTCATCGCCCTGCGCGGACCGGTGCGCGAGGACCGCACGCTCGCTCGCCGCGGCGCCGAGCGCCTGTGGGAGGACATCCAGCAGAACACGGGCAATGCCTTCGAGCGCCAGGAGGACCCGCAGTGGTCGGCCGCGCTCGGCGCCCTCACCGGCAACCAGGCCGTGCAGCAGGTGCGCGCAGGCCTCAAGGCGATCTACCTGTCGGGCTGGCAGGTCGCGGCCGACGCGAACCTCAGCGGCCAGACCTACCCCGACCAGTCGCTCTACCCCGCGAACTCGGTGCCGGCCGTCGTGCGCCGCATCAACAACGCGCTGCTTCGCACCGGCCAGATCGAGCAGGGCAACGAGGCCGAGACCGGCATCACCGACTGGATGGCCCCCATCGTCGCCGACGCCGAGGCCGGCTTCGGCGGGCCGCTGAACGCCTACGAGCTCATGCACCAGATGATCGAGGCCGGCGCGGCGGGCGTGCACTGGGAGGACCAGCTCGCGAGCGAGAAGAAGTGCGGCCACATGGGCGGCAAGGTGCTCATTCCGACGAGCCAGCATATCCGCACGATCAACGCGGCCCGTCTGGCGGCGGATGTCGCGGGCGTGCCCTCGATCATCATCGCCCGCACCGACGCGCTCGCCGCGACCCTCATCACGAGCGACCACGACGAGCGCGACAAGCCGTTCGTCACGGGCGAGCGCACCGCAGAGGGCTTCTACAACGTGCAGAACGGCATCGAGCCAGTCATCGCCCGCGGCCTCGCCTACGCCGAGTACGCCGACCTGCTCTGGGTCGAGTCGGCCGAGCCCGACCTCGACCTCGCGCGCCGCTTCGCCGAGGCCGTGCACGCGAAGTTCCCGGGCAAGCGCCTGAGCTACAACTGCTCGCCGAGCTTCAACTGGAAGCGCCACCTCGACGACGACCAGATCGCGAAGTTCCAGCGCGAGCTCGCGTCGATGGGCTACGCGTTCCAGTTCATCACGCTCGCCGGCTTCCACTCCCTGAACCACGGCATGTTCACGCTCGCCAAGGACTACAACGAGCGTCACATGTCGGCCTACGTCGAGCTCCAGGAGGCGGAATTCGCCTCGGAGGCATCCGGCTACACCGCCACGCGCCACCAGCGCGAGGTCGGCACCGGCTACTTCGACCAGATCGCCACGGCGCTGAACCCCAACAGCGCGACGCTCGCCCTCGTCGGATCGACCGAGGAAGACCAGTTCCAGCACTGACCACGGCCCCGGCCGGACAGGAGCAGAAGACCATGAACACGACACCGACCATGACCCTCGAGCGCGAGCGAACGGATGCCGCATCCGCACGCCGCCCCGAGCCGAAGCCCGCCACCGGCAGCTTCCAGACCGTCGAGCCGCGCATCGAGCTCGCCCGTTCGGGCGCGGAGCGCGAGGCATCCGTCGGCCGGGCCGAGGAGATCCTCACGCCCGAGGCGCTCGCCTTCCTCGCGGCGCTGCACGACCGATTCGCCGGCACCCGGCACGAGCTGCTCGCCGAGCGCCTGCAGACCCGCGTCGACGCGGCGAACGGCCGTGACCCGCGCTTCATGCCCGAGACGGCATGGATCCGTGACGACAGCACCTGGCGCGTCGCGGGCCCCGGCCCCGGCCTCGAGGACCGTCGCGTCGAGATCACGGGTCCGACCGACCGCAAGATGGCGATCAACGCGCTGAACTCGGGCGCGAAGGTCTGGCTCGCCGACCAGGAGGACGCCACGAGCCCCACCTGGGAGAACGTCATCGGCGGGCAGGTCACGCTGTTCGACTTCCTGCGCGGCGACCTCGCGTACACGAGCCCCGAGGGCAAGGAGTACCGCGTCACCGCGTCGGAGACGCCGACGATCGTGATGCGTCCGCGCGGCTGGCACCTCGTCGAGAAGCACCTCACGTTCCACGACCGCGCCGGGCGCGCCATGCACGCCTCGGGTTCGCTCGTCGACTTCGGGCTGTACTTCTTCCACAACGCGCAGGCGCTCATCGCCGCCGGTCGCGGGCCGTACTTCTACCTGCCGAAGCTCGAGTCGCACCGCGAGGCGAAGCTCTGGAACGACATCTTCGTGTTCTCGCAGAACGCGCTCGGCATCCCGCAGGGCACGATCCGCGCGACCGTGCTCATCGAGACGATCCAGGCCGCGTTCCAGATGGACGAGATCCTCTACGAGCTGCGCGACCACTGCGCGGGCCTCAACGCCGGCCGCTGGGACTACATCTTCTCGATCGTGAAGACGTTCCGCTCCCGTGGTCGTCGCTGGGTCTTCCCCGACCGTAAGGCGATCACCATGACGGTGCCGTTCATGCGGGCCTACACCGAGCTGCTCGTGCAGACGTGCCACAAGCGCGGGGCACATGCCATCGGCGGCATGAGCGCGTTCATCCCGAACCGCCGCGACCCCGAGGTGACCGAGCGCGCGCTGACCGCGGTCTCGGCCGACAAGCGCCGCGAGGCGGGCGACGGCTTCGACGGCACGTGGGTCGCGCACCCCGACCTGATCCCCACCGCTCGTGCGGAGTTCGACGCCGTGCTCGGCGACCGACCCAACCAGGTCGACCGCCTGCGCGACGACGTCGAGGTGACGGCGGCCGACCTGCTCGACATCCCGTCGATCGGCGGCGAGGTCACCGAGGCCGGCGTGCGCGACAACATCTCGATCGCGATCCGCTACATCGAGTCGTGGCTCCGCGGCACGGGGGCCGCCGCGATCGACAACCTCATGGAGGACGCCGCGACCGCGGAGATCTCGCGCTCGCAGGTCTGGCAGTGGCTCGACAACAACACCGTCACCGCCGAGGGCACACGCATCGACCAGACGTCGATCGTGCGCCTCATGGCCGAGGCCGTCGCCGCACTGCCCCGCTTCGAGGGCGACCGGTTCGACGACTCGATCTCGGTGTTCCGCACGGTGGCGCTCGAGCCCGAGTTCCCGACCTTCCTCACGGTGGGGGCGTACGCCCGGTTCCTCTGAACGGTCGAGTCGCCCGGTCATCCCGCTGTCGGGAACCCCGGGCGACTCGGCACCGCCGCGGTTCCCGAAGGGCCGCGTCGACCGCATCCGGCGATCCCGGAAGGTGCGACGGACGGCGCGGCCCTCTCGGCGCGGGCGGGCGATCGGCGTCCGGTGTCGCCGGGCGTCACCGGCGCGCGGCGGCATCCGTCGGCCTGCGAGAATGGCGAGTCGTGACCCGAACCACGATTCGCCAGGCCAGACCGACGGATGCCGCGGCGCTCGCCGAACTCGCGGCCGACACGTTCCCGCTCGCCTGCCCGCCCTCGACCACCGCAGAGGCGATCGCCGAGTTCA
Encoded here:
- a CDS encoding HAMP domain-containing sensor histidine kinase, translated to MGDAAASAPRTFRLTVRARLALTYAGLLVVAGAVMLAIIAFFIGLVPTYEFAAATPLAGATADGSVAMLSVPSESADLVAGTAVPTYDPGILAETTSASVVVGSRDDILQLLLWVSAGALVVLAAVGAWAGWFVAGRMLRPLQEVNLAAHRAARGHLDHRIALGGPRDEITDLADTFDEMLEGLERSLGAHRRFAANASHELRTPLATTRAMLDVALSSAGAGDAAGAAGAAGAGSAAGTALLERLRETNERSIATVEALLDLSEAEAGEASTEPIELGELAASVVEEARPEAALAGVRIDLAVAPGTVSGDRVLLRQMLVNLVQNGIRHNVRGGVVRVSTRTTRRSRTIEVANSGAELDPATVAELTAPFFRVRGRTSAAAQRGRGLGLSIVAAIAERHGAALQLVPRANGGLRVAVRFPREAAAQAKPKTGGKTTTRIAAQAR
- a CDS encoding permease prefix domain 1-containing protein, giving the protein MAPETPRSAATDGPDRPDAATPADGHGHAPRPGPGAPDELGALVASWRAWMQRHDAVTSADLDELESHLLDRVDALREVGLHEDEAFLVAVKRLGAVDDLSHEYARVHSERLWKQLVLDDDSGAQGAPGTDGYAEASGALDRADAAGRRTPFWKRSNGLAVALGLGVGAGLAVTAARLLGADPAFFLRNLSVLVLPFLAAWFVWRHRPPRGPVLAVAGAFMLAALVLNVFPWGEPGDLYVFGVPPTDTELIASIAAIVGLWLVTGLAYVGGGWRRSDSRMDFVRFSGEWVVYYVLIALVGGALSALTIGVFSTIGVDVFWFFNDWVLPCAIPGAVLVAAWLVDAKQRVIENIAPVLTKVFTPLFTLMLIALVVAATLQWNIVDADRELLIAFDLVLVVVLGLLVYSYSSRDPLQRPGWFDRIQLVMLVAALVVDLFVLVAMVGRTGEFGFSPNKTASLGLNLILLANLAWAAWLQLGFLRGREPFDRLERWQTGYLPVYLAWAAILVVVFPPVFGFA
- a CDS encoding PadR family transcriptional regulator, which produces MRIGKDLVAAAATPVVLGILADGESYGYAILQRITALSGGELEWSDGMLYPLLHRLERLGHVHSEWRQSDTGRPRKHYRLTEQGAGVLAEQRRQWSVVGDVLSKVWPDDGGPRMRLAFGTV
- the aceB gene encoding malate synthase A, with translation MNTTPTMTLERERTDAASARRPEPKPATGSFQTVEPRIELARSGAEREASVGRAEEILTPEALAFLAALHDRFAGTRHELLAERLQTRVDAANGRDPRFMPETAWIRDDSTWRVAGPGPGLEDRRVEITGPTDRKMAINALNSGAKVWLADQEDATSPTWENVIGGQVTLFDFLRGDLAYTSPEGKEYRVTASETPTIVMRPRGWHLVEKHLTFHDRAGRAMHASGSLVDFGLYFFHNAQALIAAGRGPYFYLPKLESHREAKLWNDIFVFSQNALGIPQGTIRATVLIETIQAAFQMDEILYELRDHCAGLNAGRWDYIFSIVKTFRSRGRRWVFPDRKAITMTVPFMRAYTELLVQTCHKRGAHAIGGMSAFIPNRRDPEVTERALTAVSADKRREAGDGFDGTWVAHPDLIPTARAEFDAVLGDRPNQVDRLRDDVEVTAADLLDIPSIGGEVTEAGVRDNISIAIRYIESWLRGTGAAAIDNLMEDAATAEISRSQVWQWLDNNTVTAEGTRIDQTSIVRLMAEAVAALPRFEGDRFDDSISVFRTVALEPEFPTFLTVGAYARFL
- the aceA gene encoding isocitrate lyase; protein product: MSTNRPGDQTQTAAELQLEWDANPRWEGVKRDYTAEDVIALRGPVREDRTLARRGAERLWEDIQQNTGNAFERQEDPQWSAALGALTGNQAVQQVRAGLKAIYLSGWQVAADANLSGQTYPDQSLYPANSVPAVVRRINNALLRTGQIEQGNEAETGITDWMAPIVADAEAGFGGPLNAYELMHQMIEAGAAGVHWEDQLASEKKCGHMGGKVLIPTSQHIRTINAARLAADVAGVPSIIIARTDALAATLITSDHDERDKPFVTGERTAEGFYNVQNGIEPVIARGLAYAEYADLLWVESAEPDLDLARRFAEAVHAKFPGKRLSYNCSPSFNWKRHLDDDQIAKFQRELASMGYAFQFITLAGFHSLNHGMFTLAKDYNERHMSAYVELQEAEFASEASGYTATRHQREVGTGYFDQIATALNPNSATLALVGSTEEDQFQH